The genomic stretch CGGCGCGGTCCTGGGAATGGCCGTGCAGCCCAGCTTCGATCCCAACGAGTACTACAAATACGAACCCTCCCAGTGGCGCAACCGCGCGGTCACAGACACCTACGAGCCCGGCTCCACCTTCAAGGCCGTCACCGCGGCTATCGCGTTGGAGACAGGCGCCTTCGACCTGACCAAGACCCTGCACTGCGAAAACGGCGCGATGCAGGTCGGAAAATTCACCATCAACGATACCCACGGCCACGGCCCGCTCAACTTAAACGACATCATCAAGTTCTCCAGCAACATCTGCAGCTACAAACTGGCGCAGCTTGTCGGCAAAAAGCGCTTCTACGAGATGGTCCGCGACTTCGGCTTCGGCCAGAAAACCGGCATCGAAATCCCCGGGGAGGTCGGCGGCATCATGGCCTCGCTGAACAATTTAGGCACCCTGCAACTGGGGACCATGGCCTTCGGCCAGGGCATCTCCACCACGCCGCTGCAGATCGCCGCCGCCTACGCGGCAATCGCGAACGGCGGCTCTCTGATGAAACCCTACCTCCTCAAAGAGATCCGAGATTCGCAGAACAACGTCGTCCAGAGCTTCGGCCCTCAGGTCCTACGCCGGGTCATCCGCGAGGACACCGCCCGGCACATCGCGCGGATGCTGGAGAGCGTGGTGCAAAAGGGCGGCACCGGGACCGCAGCCCGGCTCGAGGAATACCAGGTCGCCGGCAAGACCGGCACGGCGCAAAAGGTCGCGCCGGGCGGCAAGGGTTATGCCAAGAACAAATACCTGGCCTCCTTCGTCGGTTTCGCACCCGCCCGCGACCCGAAATTGGTCGTCCTGGTGTCTATTGACGAACCCAAGGGAGACTACTATGGGGGTCTGGTCAGCGCCCCGCCCTTCCGCGAGATCATGGGCCAGAGCCTGGCCTACCTGAAGACGCCCCCGGACGGCGTCGCGCGGGAGGCCGTGGCCCAGGGCAAGGCCGAGAAACCCAAGGGCCCGAAGGCCGCGGGCAAGGCTCCCAAGGAAGAGCGCGAAGACCGCGTCGCGGCGGCGATGGAAAAGCCGCCGGTCGAGGCGATTCCCGGCGAGGACGAGTCGACGGCCGCCGAGGCAAACCAGGCCGTTCCCGACCTGACCGGACTGTCGGTGCGGGAGGCCCTGCGCAAGGCCCAGTCGAAGAATTTCAAGGTGAAGGTCCGGGGCAGCGGCATCTGCAACCGCCAAGAGCCCGAGGCCGGCGGCGCGGCGGAAGCGGGGGCGGAGATCGTCCTGGACTGCGAGCCGCCGATTTGAACATGAAACTTTCGCAACTCATCCAAGACCTCCCCTTCCTCGAGAAGCGGCACTTCGCCGACGTCGAGATCGCGGGCTTGAGCAGCCATTCGGGCGAGGTGAAGCCGGGCTTCCTCTTCGTCGCCATCCACGGCACCAAGATCGACGGCCACCACTTCATCGACAACGCCCTCGAACGCGGCGCCGCGGCCCTGGTCGTGGAGCGCGAGGTCCCCGTCGCCAAGAA from Deltaproteobacteria bacterium PRO3 encodes the following:
- a CDS encoding PASTA domain-containing protein, which gives rise to MIQNPLKQSFSHKKIRLRIAAVSLFFFLAFALVAARAFELHLTDNKKLTSLVKNQYSRKVVVAPKRGTIMDQNGDTLAIDLQVDSVYASPHLIEDPKAFARALAPVLGMEEGKILEKIDDKKKKFVWIKRRLGEEESAKLKGLKMPGLGTLPEYKRFYPNGSLAANVLGAVGYDAQALSGLEMAQDDVLKSQDPPKLIEQDAKGRSYSPFALMGLEHPNGLVLTLDKTIQYLAERELKAAVDKTKAVGGVAVVMDVHTGAVLGMAVQPSFDPNEYYKYEPSQWRNRAVTDTYEPGSTFKAVTAAIALETGAFDLTKTLHCENGAMQVGKFTINDTHGHGPLNLNDIIKFSSNICSYKLAQLVGKKRFYEMVRDFGFGQKTGIEIPGEVGGIMASLNNLGTLQLGTMAFGQGISTTPLQIAAAYAAIANGGSLMKPYLLKEIRDSQNNVVQSFGPQVLRRVIREDTARHIARMLESVVQKGGTGTAARLEEYQVAGKTGTAQKVAPGGKGYAKNKYLASFVGFAPARDPKLVVLVSIDEPKGDYYGGLVSAPPFREIMGQSLAYLKTPPDGVAREAVAQGKAEKPKGPKAAGKAPKEEREDRVAAAMEKPPVEAIPGEDESTAAEANQAVPDLTGLSVREALRKAQSKNFKVKVRGSGICNRQEPEAGGAAEAGAEIVLDCEPPI